From the Schistocerca piceifrons isolate TAMUIC-IGC-003096 chromosome 2, iqSchPice1.1, whole genome shotgun sequence genome, the window TTACTTTATAAATATTGCTTCATGTTTTTGTAAATACATACTTTCGCAGACAAATATCAATGTTTTAAAATATTCTACTAATTCTCGGCTATTTACCATGCAAAACTGATCTGGATCATATGTCGTAAAGTTTGCTTTGGCCTTTAATAAACCTTGATGTAGTTAGTTCCCCAATTCTGATACTATACTCTGTTTGTATCATATCTGGTAAGTCATAACCTCAGTTTTACCATTTGCTGCTGGGCTAAGCAAATTGACGTGACATGATGTAGCTGACAGTGTGAATGCACCATGACACAACGGGACAGTGATGTGAGATGACATGACATGAtatttctggaatgaaattttgactctgcagcggagtatgtgctGACACGAAattacctggcagattaaagctgtcatgccagaccgagactcgaactcggggcttttgccttttgtggacaagtgctctaccaactctgtTAGCCAAGCATGAGTCACAATCCATCcttacagctttagttctgccagtacctcgtctcctaccttccgaacttcacagaagctttcctggcaaggcacaggtcccgagttcaagtctcagttctggcacacagttttaatctgccaagaagtttcatgatgTGAAGtgatggccagtgtgaattggACTTTAAGCATTTGGTCTTTGACATttgcttaatccagtacagataTCGAAACAATATCATGATAAGAAGAATAGAATATGAAACGAAATGTTGCTTCCTTCCACATGTGTGTCACTGAAACCAAATGCATTACAAGCATTTTCGCTATTGTGATAAAGAAACCTTTACTGGATATACTACAGTTAAGATGaactgaacagcattccagaggctgTCAGCAATGGATGCCACAACTAATCAGCTGATTGAGATGTTGGTTTCAGTATACTGACATCACGCACAGTCTATGTCACGTACAGGCGTAAGGTTAAATCCCAGGCATTTATGAATTCACCTGATGAAACAGTAATGCTTTGTGATGTAATGGGTTCTCTGCTATGAGTGGCTGATAGAAGCAAACCGAGTACCTGCCATGTTGATACAAGTGTCTGCATATTATAATTAATATTAATCTTCAGAAATAATACTGGGTATCTCTGACAATGAATATACTTATTCATTTAAAATCCTATAATATTCTCCTTTATCTTGGAATCTGTAGACCTGTAGCATGAATtactaatgaaattttgtgaaaaacttCTCAAGAATAGCCTTAGAACACATTCTAGGTTAATATTTTTTGCATGGACTCTGTCATATCAAACAACAAATTTGCAAAGTATTGTCTAAATAGAAAGGCCGTTTGAGATAAGGGATCTCTCAATCCATTGTTAAAAAGCTGAAAGACATGGAGAAAGGTTATATGTTATAAATGAAAGCTGGAGAAAGAAGATTTACAAAGAACGGTGGGAATGTCAAATTATACGAGGCTTCCCATCAGCAAGCCATGCGACTGTTGGAGGATCTGGATCAAGAGGATTATGAAGCTTCAGACATCAAattaaaaagaattataaaaatttacGTGTTTGAGAACGTCTAAATCAAAGTACTTtatcaaaatttgtaatttttaagaAGATAATTAGATAAAATGAACGTTTGcaagttaaaaataattaaatatatccacagaggcataGTGTGATGAATAACCAAGCGAGAGTTTAGGCTGTATTAGCTCTGCGAATCAACTTAAAGATAACGATGAAAAGTGATCAATCAGCTCTAAATAGTGTTGGAACTACAGTGCTATTCATGTGATTGTGAAAAATACTACACATGAGTGCGAAAATGTGGGAAGGGTTGGGAGGCAACATGATAGATATGCTGGAACATCAGCTTGCTGGCATTACAACATATGCTGAAATGTTGGGTTATATGGTGGAACAGTTATCTGAAACTTGTGGAGAAACAGAGTCTGAAGTATATAATCAATGCAGTACTGCTAACACAAAAAACAATTTAAACCGAAAAAGTTCGTGAAATCACAGTGTTTCAACATACAGAAACAAAGTTATTTGTTGAGCCAAAGACAGTGATATCTCTGGTATAATAAATCGCAATACAGTGAATGATAGAAAACCTAATTTTCTCAGTCATTATCGTACAAAAGGACGCTTAATTCCAGCTATGTGTGATGTAAACAGAAACTTCATTTGTGCGAAAAGACACGAAAAGTATGCTCAGAATGAAAGAAATCATTGGATGTAAAACACATACTAACGGAAGTAAATTAGAACAATAAAACTATAGATGTTGTCTTCTATTCCGATAGTAACGGAAGAGGCTTAGCCAAAACACTACAATATAGGGAAAGATTCATAGCTACAGGTTTCATCAAACCAGGAGCCtgtatgaaagaaattttaaaagacTGTAAATATAGTAATCAGCCATTGCAAAATGAAGGCATAATTATATTATGTGGTGCAAATGACATACACAAAAACGAGCTTCCTGAAGCTACCCAAACACCAAGGATTATGATAAccagaatgaaatatcagaaagtTACTGTAACAGACTTTGCTCACAGGCATGATCTAACGGAATAGTCTTGTGTAAACAAGAAAATCCAGGAAGCGAACGTGATTTACCAAAAAATCTGCAGATCGGTGGATAATGTTTTCTTTCTTGATACAATTGATTTGAAAAGAATGTGGTTCACAAAAAATGGAATCAGCTTAAACAAGAAAGGCAAATCCTGTTTACGTAAAATAGGTGGTGATTTAATGAACACTAtttacatagacagtggaagatACTATCCAATTCCACTGAAGACAAGAGAACACTCAGACAAAAGAGGTTGCACTCAAGAATGTAAATAGCAACTGCCTATTGAAGATAAGCCTGCCCTCATACATGCAGATACCACAGAAGCAACAGTTGCAAATGAAGCAGATTTGATGACATTGGCAAAAGATGAACCATTGTCAGCATCAGCAACTATAACAGCAGTAACATCAAGGACTGTAAAGTCAGCAGCAACAGAAGATCCACGATACAGAATAATGGACAAATGGAGAACAACGATGGTGATGGTAGGAGCATCATTACCACAAGCAGGGCAGgaatcaacagcagcagtagcagaactgTAGAAGAACTAGTGTGTATCAGTGTGAGTAAAAGGAGGACATGCCTCCTTcccatctaaatgattttttagtataaggaaggaaggaagaagaagggCCCAAGATAAGTAACTTGAAATATTTAACAGTATTTTAGTAGAATATACTATCAATAAGAAACATAGTGTAACAattagaaactgaactggaagccaCAGACAGCTTGGTTGTCTGCATTACTGAACACTGTTGTAAAGGAACTGAAACTGAATACACAGTTTTACCCACTTATGAATTAGCTTGTTTCTATAGCAGAACATTAAAGACAGGTGGTggtctatgtatgtatgtaaaagAAGGACTCCAATTCATAGATAGAAGTGATAAGCTTTCTTTGACTGTAGAAAAACATTTCGAACTCTCAGTAGTAGAGTTAAAAGACCAAAATACGCTTTAAAACGGTTTATATTGTGTTTGTGTAGGTCTCCTAATGGTGATGTGAAAACTTTTTTCACTAAATTAATACAAGTGCTTTACAAGATATGTAATTCTACAGGATATATTGTTATTTGTGGAGATTTATATGCCAATATGATGAAAGCAGATTATGTCAGCTTCAGATTCCTGGCTATCCTGTACAGCTATGGTACCTCAAAACGGGTAACAAATGCCACAGGAATAACCAGCCATTCATCATCAAACATAAATGTTGCGAGGTAGCTGTCAAACTTCTTTGGTTTTCAGACCATTCTGGTCAAATTGCAGAATTCAAAACACCTACAAAAAAACCAAAAGTGCTTAGCTACAGAAGaacgttttcaaaataaaaaatgtgtgaaTTTGCAATGCAGATGACCAGTCAGGCATGGTCAGAGGAATATGCAGGAACACAtgtgaatgaaaaatttaacaagTTCATGaacatattaaaattaaaatttaaggaGACATTTCCTATGGTAGTACATTCTGTTGGGGAATGTAGTAGAAAGAAATGGGTAACGAAAGGTATCAGGAAACCTGAAACTCTAAAATGTCTCAGTTctattaaagaaaatgagagtgACCCAGAAATCTTAATGTTCTTTCTCAGATACAAAATAGTGTACAGCAAACAGTTGTATGAAGCAAAAAGAATCCAAAGTGATAAGACTATCCAGAACTCTAAATATAAAAGCAAAGATATTTGGAATATAGTAAAACAAGGAATTTGTAACACGAAGTCAAAGCAGATaggcacaaaaattaaaaataaagatagTTTAATAGATAACCCTCAGGACCTGGCCAACTTTGTGAACAACCACTTTAGTAATACAGCAACCAAGCTGAAAGAAAATATTCCAAAAATACTACATAAAGCTACAAATAAGCATGTACCTGACACAATGATGCCGCTACCCACCACTGGCAAGGAAATCAGTAGGATTGTACATACGTTTAAGAGTAAAATGTCTGCAGGACTAGATAAAGTTCCAATGTGTCTACAAAAAGAATGCATAGCAGCGTAAAAGCATCCCTGACAGACATTTTAAATGAGTCATTCTCATCAGGTTGGCTTGCCTGATTATTTAAAGCAGGCAAAAGTTCTTCCTATACATAAAAAACGGTGATGCAGAAAATGCAGAGAATTACAGAGCAGTTTCATTACTGTCTTCCTTTCCaaaaataatagaaattgttataaaAACCGACTAATGggttatttaaataaataacaacTTCTGTACAAAGAACTATTTGGTTTCAGATCTGGAAAAGGAACATGAGCTGCTATAGCGAAATTTACAAAAGCGGTTTTAGAAGCCCTAGAGGAGAATAAGTAACAGACAGTTTCATAGATCTCAGTTAAGCATTTGACACAGTTGTATTATTGGAGGAATGTTATAATTTATTCCTCTTGTTTGAAGCAGGCTCTTCTGCTTTATGTAATGCAGTGATaaaatgtgtatatgtatatttatgTTATGGATTTCTTATTTATACCCTgttttttccattttcttatgTACCTCTATTATAAATAATGCATGTACATATGTGTAAGACGATGTGTATACAAAGAAATTTGTCGTTGAATGAATGAAGaagtaaacatataaataaatgcgAACAAAACAATGTCCTACATATAGGGACATATATAAACATATTGTTGCAGAGATGATAAAACTATTGGAGAATTAAAATATTCAGACAGTATAGTCTATGGAAAATAGCTAGTTGCAGAGAAAAGAGTTTTAAGTCACTATCATTCAGTCACTATGGGATCAAAAGAATATTTACACAAATATTTGAAGCTCTTACATTCAGAAAACCAAATTATCTTTTCTTTGACTGCAAACGACCTTCATATAGTGTAAGAAAAACTCAGTAGCACAAATATGAAAGTAAGAATGAAAATTAACTGTAGTAAAATGTTAGACTGTGGTAGTGATGTAAGCTCAAAGACTTAGAAGGAAAACAATAACATACTGAAACAGTTCTCAAATTTATGAAGGTACCAGTACAGTAGTTTTGTGTATTCTGTATACTTTTGTGATCAACTATTCGAAAAGCCGCTGAAGATTCCAATTGCTGATATTTTATCATTAAAAAATTTATCCAATCATTGAGTGCATAAATAGCTGTCTGAGTGAAGCAGCCCTTTTCGAATTCCAATGttacaaatttgagtttttttcttcattttctgtttgatgtccttacaCAGTGTTCTTTAAGTTTAATTGGAAACCACTGGGCTATAATAATAACAACTGGTTTGCTAGTCGATAGAATTCTGGCGCTTTATCCATTTTCATTGATCAGATTTACAAATCTGATATGATTGCTCTGAGTCTCTAAGCCTTTGAGGagttttaaactttcttttgaTTGTACCCAAAGAAGTAGTCATCGATGGAAAATTTTATGAATGTAATTCCTCGGTTTATGTTAAAAGTGCAACTGCTTTTCGTATTTGAAAGCACTGCCATCGCTAGGGACTGCAACAAACATTGTGTGTAAAATCTCTGACATTCCCAAAAAGGGTGTTGCTTGTCATTTAGTGCTCTATGAAAATAAAAGACATATGATGTGCGTCAAATTTAGAAATGTCAACGAGAGTGTTATGGTTGTCAGTATATAGGTTTGATAGTTTTGTATGTGTATTCGGGCAGACCTGTGAAGTCATAAGGTGTGTTTGTTTGTAATGTGACACTGTGACGTATGTGTTTTTTAATCCGCGACATTCGATAGATTTGTAATTGCGTCGCTCACGAAGTCTGCTGGATGGACTAAATAGAATattgtgtttccacgtcaataacaCAAGGAAAGCCTCAACAAGTATTTTGCGGAGTGTATGGAAATAATAATGGCCAGTGCTCAGATAACTAACTCCTTTCAGTTCACAGCGGAGAAAGCCAGAGGTAAGTTGGTTAAATTGTGTAATTTTCCACATGCAGCTAAATATTGGCACTTTCCTTGCCCTAAAACATTTATTAATTACTAAAGGTACATGCATATATCGATCATGCTTTTCTTACCACAGTTGCTTTGTCGAATGTCTTGGAAGCACTAGATTCTCCTGAAAATTCCGTTAAACTTGGAGAAGCGAAAGATAATGCCGGAAACGATATGTTAAAAATGATGCAGTATGTCTTCCCCATTGTATTGCAAATACAGATGGATGTAATAAAAAATTATGGATTTCAGGAAGGTAGAGAAGGTAAGTTTGTCATTCATTGATACGTAATATTTTGTACATCCCATCACGAACAGGAACGTTTGATATTGTGCAGTTATTTAATGTTCATACTAATATAACTATCTCTAACTATGTTCTGCTGTTCGTGCtttaaaacattgtcatgaaatttGTCATGAATGTAGCTGGTATGTCACCTGTATTGAGAAACGGTATTGACCTCACTGATACTGAAGGGTAAGAAATTGATATGACATTAGGTTTGGCAGCTGTAGTCTATTTCTACTCTCCCTACATGTTTATGAACTTCCACACTCTGTTATAGCAATGGTCTATGTTATCAACAAATTGAAAACTTTCAGCCTGCTTCAGAGACAGTTATTTACCATAATACTGCCGACGAGGATATGAGACCCATGAATCTAGATCATATATTAGAGTAAATAGCAATACTTGGTTCTAATTTAATACATTATGAAAGTAGCACACCTTGTCTGCATCTAGTTTTTGTATACAAAAATATACTGAAAATGTATATTGTTTGCAGTACAAATTTTGTAACGGTATGACGCAAGCTCTTTAATTTAGAAAATGCATTTGCCTTCGGTCCATTTACAACATATGTTGATACAAAAAGCCAGTCTTGTCTATTGCAAAACTGCTTGTATTCTTTGTGAGATACTGTCCTCAAGGTTGAAATGTGGATGATATCAGTCTTTCTTACCTGTACACAGCTGCCTTGTGTAGGGTTAGCCAGAGTGGACGGCATATGCTTGTTATTCCACTTGAACCATCATTTGGTTATATCAAGGTTGCTTAAAGATGAAGTGCTGTGTTCTTTTACCCATGAAGCATGGGCTCGGAAGAGTGGAAGTTGAATTATTCTGTCTAGGTGCTGATTAACATACAAATTGCCGTGGAAATATTGTAGAATACTATACAACTTGTCAGTTAGCACCATCAGTGCTGTCAACTCCTCTGACAACTGTAGTATTCAGTCCCATGTATTTTATCTGTCGAAGTTTTGGGAACCCTTCAGAAATACGGAAGTttgtgggtgttgtgtgtccttggtATCAGTATCTTCAGATACATTAGAAACTTGGGAATATGGGACCACATTTGAAAACAGGGATTCATTGGAATgacaaaacatgtatttttttaaaaaaaaagtgtcataatgtgGTCACCAACTATCAGTTAAATCATGATCTTGCGTCCTAACCTTTTCCTTAAGCTATGCTAGGTGTCAGTTACCACAACCTCCATTAGGGAAAAAAAAGCCTTGCTGATATTGCTGATCAAAGCACAAAGCAGAATGGCAGCATTGTGATCTTTCATACAGTGAAAAAGTTGGATAGTTTATCTTGGCATTGCTCAGCATATAGTTTTCCAACCATAAAGGAAATGGTGTTTGTGTCTCCCAAATGATTTTGGCCCAGAAACATACTATATGTAGGTCCTGGCTAAACAGTTGGGATCACATGCTTGGGAGACACTTGATTGCCAGAAtttcttcatgttctcaaacatggTGAGCACCAAAGAAATCTGCCTCTCAGTAAAGAGATTGATGCACTATTACCCTGCAGTCTCCTAAAATGCTATAATGTTCATATATACTTAGCATCACAGtgagatgaaataaaatgtagtCTTCACCATGTACGTATGGAATTCACATTGGCTGCTTCATTGATTCCGTTACTTGTAATGGTACAATTTCCCCATGGGAGTTTGTCATATCTCTGTGTTCCTTCAGCATATCTGTTCCTGTGAGCTGCACTGCTTAGACAGCAGTTACTAACAGTTGCTACTGTCTGTTGATAAGAAGTTGACATTGTGATCCTTGTTGAAGTTTTAATGCACAAGCAAGAAAACAgtgtaaacactgacaagaacatcCTAATACATTGACTAGCTTCAATAATGTGTACTTTCTTACTGTTGGCTATACTATCTTGTCCAGTAATACAAGAGTGTACTGGGAAATCATTTCTAGACACATCCTGGTCTGAGTACACTGCTGCAAAAAAGCTCTCCATTTTATGCAACAGTTGATGTTAATGCATCATTACTTGTACTCAGTATACAAGTGTGGTGACAAAACAATTTTGACCAGTGTAAAACTCCATCCTAAATCCTAGGCAATCACGGAATATACTCAGGTTGGTTATATTGCAGTCAGTTTCCCACATCGCGTATCATCTGCCTTTCTCAGAGCTGGTGTTCATTTGTCTGTCTTGTTGAGTAGGTTTCCAGTTAGTGACTATCTCTACTCTGCAAGCCATTGTAGTATGCATAGAGGAGGGTATATTATTGACTTTTGGTTCTAGTCAGTTTGAGTATTCAGCAAGAAAAAATGACAGTCTGCATGCCTCTGTATATTCCCCAATCTCTTATGTTATTCACCTAATCCTATAATGGGAGCTACACAGTGGTGGCAGCAAAATTAAGACACGAGGAAATCTATACTGCCAGCCAGGCGAAGTCACTGAGGATGCTGGAGCAACTGCAGGAATGTGCTGTTCTGGAGCTCTGCACTTGTCACTCCTTGATTGCCAACAAAATGAATTTCCTGGGCCATGTGGGTGCATAAAGCATATTAAAGTTTCCTTCTCCTCAGaggaagtcccacacacattttcaATCACCCCACTCTGTTTTCATAAATGTTGCAACATATTATTGTGGCTGGAGTAAGATGTTAATacacactcatgttcaggaaaaacggAACACCTTGAGTGACTCGAGATTTGGTGTacacattcacaggacatgtacattagtatcttctgaagaaatgattagcatttctgccATCTCAGTTAGCatatgtcctgttgcctagtaggcacagggtccccCATGGGCCCTACTAACTtgttccatgctgcattcacctggttccaaagttcacttGTGGTTGTTGACATCTGTCTTTTcaacatatcccacacattttcaattgacAACAAGGTTGGTGGtctggcaggccagggcaaaaggctgacatcaaGAAGATACATGTTCATGCTGCAATATGTGGTTGTGCATTGttttactgaaaaatactgtctggGGTGTTGTGTAGGAAGGGTATGGCTaagggtcacaggatgtcattcatgtaggcCACACTTGTTACAGTGCCCTGAACACTCACCAAcggtgatttgtggttgtacccagtatcacctcacaccataaggcctagagttggcactgtatgtcttgtgtgaattcAGTAACTGTGATGCTGCTCCCCTGTCTGTGGCAAACCAAAATGTGGCCGTCATTTTCAAGAAAGCAACCTTGGTGGAGAAGTGGATGACGCATATGTAATCCATGCCATCTTAAAGGACTACGGGCTCTCATCCCCTGATAGTGTACAAAGTGTTCATTGTTCCAGTGTGTGCCAGAGCTGGGGAGGACACAGATTTGTCCCACAATGACATTCGGATGAGACGTTGATCTTCtcgggggtggtctgggtggtgcagcCTGACTCCAACTCGTCATGTTGTACATCCTTCTGAGAACTGttctgcacacacctgttgcaTTGCTGAAACATTTAGAACCACACAAGTGGCAGTATCCTGGATGGGTGCATCTCGTTCTttcatgccaataatgtgccctctttcaaaccCACTGATTTAATGGCA encodes:
- the LOC124776793 gene encoding protein C10, which translates into the protein MEIIMASAQITNSFQFTAEKARVALSNVLEALDSPENSVKLGEAKDNAGNDMLKMMQYVFPIVLQIQMDVIKNYGFQEGREGIVQFVQLIRTLEKEDPEVAHLHAQIRAHYLPPVSISTESS